CGCGGACTGGGCTCCCTGGTCACGAAGCTGTCCGCGCTCGGCCTGCAGGCCGGCATCTGGGTCGAGCCGGAGATGGTCAACGAGGACAGCGAGCTCTACCGCACCCACCCCGAGTGGGCGCTGCGCATCCCCGGCAAGCCTGCGCGCCTGGGTCGCCAGCAGCACGTGCTCGACCTGTGCAACCCGGACGTGTGCGACTACGTGGTCGCCTCGGTCGGCGCCCTGCTCGACGCCCACGACTTCCGCTACGTGAAGTGGGACATGAACCGGCATCTCGCCGACACCCACTCGCCGCACGTCCGTGCGCCCGGCATGACCGCCCACCAGTACGTCGCCAACCTGCACGACGTCCTACGCCGGATCTTCGAGCCGCGGCCACACGTGCTGCTCGAGACCTGCTCCAGCGGCGGCAACCGCTTCGACCTCGCCATGCTCGCCCACAGCGCGATGATCTGGGCCTCCGACGACACCGACCCGATCGAGCGGCTCGAGATCCAGCAGGGACTGTCGTACCTCTATCCGCTGAGCACCATCAGCGCACACATCTCCAACGCACCCCACCAGCAGACGCTGCGCAACACCCCGCTGTCGACGCGGTTCAACGTCGCCTGCTTCGGAGTCCTGGGCTATGAGTACGACCTCGAGCTGCTCAGCAGCGAGGAGCGCAAGGAGGTGCGTGAGCAGATCGCCTTCTATCGCACCCATCGCGACCTCTTCCAACACGGCCGGTTCCGCCGGCACACGAAGCCGCACCCCGACCGGTTCGTCTGGCAGGTCGACGACGGCGACCGGACCATCCTCGGCAACTTCCAGCGCCGCGTGGTCGCAGCGCCCGCGCCGGACCTCCTCCCCGTCGCCGGTCTCGAGCCCGAGACGACGTACCGCGTGCGGTCGAAGCCGCAGCGGCTGATGATCGACCGCTTCGGCGACCTGATCAACCACGTCACGCCGATCCGCCTCGACCCCCGCGGCGTCGTGCTCAGCACCGCGGCGAAGTTCACCAGCCTCACCGACGCCGCCGAGGAGTACGTCGGGACCGGAGCCCTGCTGGCGCAGGGGATCCGGCTGCACCACCAGTTCTCGGGCACCGAGTACCACCCCGGCATCCGGATGCTCGGGGACCACGGCTCCACGCTCTATGTCGTGGAGCGGCTCGAGGAGGGCCCGTGACCACCAGCTCGCCCAGCGCCGCAGAGCACCGGCGGATCCTGCGCAACCGCTACGGCTTCGGCCTCGGCACGCTGGGCCGCGACGCCGCCTACACGATGATCAGCCTCTACCTGATCTTCTACCTCAGCGACGTGCTCGAGGTGTCGGACTCCGTGCTCGGCGGCGTCACCGTCGTGCTGGTCGTCGTACGGATCTTCGACGCCGTCAACGATCCGTTCATGGGCGTGCTGATCGACAACACCCGCAGCCGGTTCGGCAAGTTCAAACCCTGGATCGTGCTCGGCGCCCTCACCTCGTCGGTCTTCATGGTGCTGATGTTCGCCGGGCTCGGTGTGGGGATGGGCGACCTCGCGTTCATCCTGACCTTCGCTGCGGTCTACCTCGCCTGGGAGATCACCTTCACCGCCAACGACATCGGCTACTGGTCGATGCTGCCGGCGCTGACCCAGGACCAGGCCGAGCGGGAGCGGATCGGCGCCTTCGCCCGGATCTGCGCCAACATCGGCACGTTCACGATGGTCGTGGCGATCGTGCCCGTCAGCAACGCCCTGGCCGATGTCGTCGGGGATCTCGCGACGGCGTACCTCACCATCGCCGGTGCCGTGGTGGTGCTGACGCTGGCGTGCCAGGCGGTCATGGTCCTGCTCGTCGAGGAGGACCCGGAGATCCCGGTGCGCGAGCAGCGCACGCCCTGGCGTGACCTGGCCCCGACGATCTTCCGCAACGACCAGCTGATCGCGATCACCGTCGCGCTGGTGCTGTTCATGACCGCCTTCACCACGACCGTCAGCTTCGGCATCTACTACTTCAAGTACGTCTGGGGAGACGAGGCGATGTACGCCGTCTTCGCCGCCGTGCTCGGCGTCGCGCAGATCGGCGCCCTCGTCATCCACCCGTGGCTCAGCGCCCGGTTCGGCCGCGAAGGGCTCTTCCGTACGGCGATAGGCCTGGTCGCCGGTGGCTACGTGCTGTTCTTCCTCACCCCGACCGGACAGCTGGCGCTCGTCGTGGTCGCGGGCCTGGCGATCTTCGCCGGTCAGGCCACGATCCAGCTGCTGATGCTGATGTTCATCGCCGACACGGTGGAGTACGGCCAGTGGAAGCTCGGGCGCCGCAACGAGAGCATCACGCTGTCGTTGCAGCCCTTCATCTACAAGCTCGGCTCAGCAGCCGCAGCCGGGATCGTCGGCTGGACGGTCATCGCGTCGGGGATGAGCGCGGCCGACAGCCACGAGGACATGACCGCCGCCGGGATCACCCTGGTCAAGACCGCGATGCTGCTGATCCCGCTGGCCCTCATCGTCCTCAGCTACATCGTCCACCGCCGGTTCTACCGTCTCGACGCGACGCGGTACGCCGC
The nucleotide sequence above comes from Nocardioides massiliensis. Encoded proteins:
- a CDS encoding glycoside-pentoside-hexuronide (GPH):cation symporter, which gives rise to MTTSSPSAAEHRRILRNRYGFGLGTLGRDAAYTMISLYLIFYLSDVLEVSDSVLGGVTVVLVVVRIFDAVNDPFMGVLIDNTRSRFGKFKPWIVLGALTSSVFMVLMFAGLGVGMGDLAFILTFAAVYLAWEITFTANDIGYWSMLPALTQDQAERERIGAFARICANIGTFTMVVAIVPVSNALADVVGDLATAYLTIAGAVVVLTLACQAVMVLLVEEDPEIPVREQRTPWRDLAPTIFRNDQLIAITVALVLFMTAFTTTVSFGIYYFKYVWGDEAMYAVFAAVLGVAQIGALVIHPWLSARFGREGLFRTAIGLVAGGYVLFFLTPTGQLALVVVAGLAIFAGQATIQLLMLMFIADTVEYGQWKLGRRNESITLSLQPFIYKLGSAAAAGIVGWTVIASGMSAADSHEDMTAAGITLVKTAMLLIPLALIVLSYIVHRRFYRLDATRYAAIVAQVRERDGAPTPSDEVQA